A single region of the Pseudomonas mandelii genome encodes:
- a CDS encoding DUF1302 domain-containing protein — MKKISKQGRMRAQRAMVLLAVGEMALGFGGAVLAAPIELSNPDFHLRWDNTLRYNLGMRMEDQDRRIMNNPNYDESDGKFDKGDIVTNRIDLLTELDFAYRKDWGARLSAAGWYDQAYHDNDVRSHVAGFQTSYDNDHYSSEVKRYVEGPSGEILDAFVWKNFRLGDASVNVKIGRHTNFWGEGLLFGAHAISYSQAPLDGAKAVTSPGIETKEVFLPIGQISVKAQATDNLTLAAQYFYEWDYTRIPYGGTYFGAADPFFEGPDRLPVAPGFSFNREKSKYGRDSANWGLMAKYDVEAIQSTLGAYYRQFDDYQPWLAPEISAATGSYRLVYPRSVKLVGLSLSTVLDTVSIGSEISYRKGGALNAVGVDPSDNEGPRGDTFHFVANAVYGVPRNFIANNATLVGEFAYSHLRKVTEHEELYLGENSSNCVDPRVGTPGSGGKRDGCSTRDYAAIAVNYTPQYLSVFPSWDMTVPLTVNYGLSGNAASAGGGNEGALTWSAGVQLTYAQRYEFGLRYSDTDAQSKNIPGDTVGGNGAVGGTDRGWLAFTFKTSI, encoded by the coding sequence ATGAAAAAGATCAGTAAACAGGGGCGCATGCGAGCCCAGCGGGCGATGGTACTGCTGGCGGTCGGGGAAATGGCGTTGGGTTTCGGTGGTGCGGTGTTGGCGGCACCGATCGAACTGTCCAACCCGGACTTTCACCTGCGTTGGGACAACACCCTGCGCTACAACCTGGGGATGCGCATGGAGGACCAGGACCGGCGCATCATGAACAACCCCAACTACGATGAATCCGACGGTAAGTTCGACAAGGGCGACATCGTCACCAACCGTATCGACTTGCTCACCGAACTCGATTTTGCCTACCGCAAGGACTGGGGAGCGCGGCTCAGCGCTGCCGGCTGGTATGACCAGGCGTACCACGATAACGATGTGCGCAGTCATGTTGCCGGATTCCAGACCAGCTATGACAACGATCATTACAGTTCGGAAGTGAAGCGCTACGTCGAAGGCCCCTCGGGGGAAATACTCGACGCCTTCGTCTGGAAGAACTTTCGCCTGGGCGATGCATCGGTGAACGTCAAGATTGGCCGCCATACCAACTTCTGGGGCGAAGGATTACTGTTCGGCGCCCATGCGATTTCCTACTCGCAAGCGCCGCTCGATGGCGCCAAGGCGGTGACCAGTCCTGGCATTGAAACCAAGGAAGTGTTCTTGCCCATCGGACAGATATCCGTCAAGGCTCAGGCCACCGATAACCTGACCCTGGCCGCGCAGTATTTCTACGAGTGGGACTACACGCGCATCCCGTACGGCGGCACCTACTTTGGCGCGGCGGACCCGTTTTTCGAAGGCCCGGACCGCTTGCCGGTAGCCCCGGGTTTTTCCTTCAATCGGGAGAAATCGAAATACGGTCGCGACTCCGCCAACTGGGGTCTGATGGCCAAGTACGACGTTGAAGCGATTCAATCGACGTTGGGTGCGTACTACCGCCAGTTCGATGATTACCAGCCCTGGCTGGCGCCAGAAATTTCGGCTGCCACCGGCAGCTACCGCCTGGTATACCCACGCAGCGTCAAACTGGTCGGCCTGAGTCTTTCGACTGTGCTCGACACGGTGTCGATCGGTAGCGAGATCTCGTATCGCAAGGGCGGTGCCTTGAACGCGGTCGGCGTCGACCCCTCCGACAACGAAGGGCCGCGTGGCGATACGTTCCACTTCGTCGCCAACGCCGTGTACGGCGTGCCGCGTAACTTTATCGCCAACAACGCCACCCTGGTGGGCGAGTTCGCCTACAGCCATCTGCGCAAAGTGACCGAGCACGAAGAGCTTTATCTGGGTGAGAACAGCAGTAACTGCGTCGATCCACGAGTGGGCACGCCCGGCTCAGGTGGCAAACGCGACGGCTGTTCGACCCGGGATTACGCGGCCATCGCGGTCAATTACACCCCGCAATACCTGTCGGTATTCCCGTCCTGGGACATGACCGTACCGCTGACCGTCAATTATGGTCTGTCGGGCAACGCCGCCAGCGCCGGCGGCGGTAACGAAGGCGCGCTGACCTGGTCTGCGGGCGTGCAACTGACCTATGCCCAACGTTACGAATTTGGCTTGCGTTACTCCGACACGGACGCCCAATCGAAAAATATCCCCGGGGACACCGTCGGGGGGAACGGCGCCGTGGGCGGAACCGACCGTGGCTGGCTGGCCTTTACCTTCAAAACCTCCATCTAA
- a CDS encoding DUF1329 domain-containing protein — protein MKGQFAWALALLSIATCSQGAAPADQVAQIGKTVTPFGAIIAGNADGSIPPYTGGLTQSPPGFKPDSGFWADPFKDEKPLLRINSKNMEQYADRLSGGQKMLLSKFPDYYLDIYPTHRTAAYPQALLDASLRNASNCRTTKDNLAVDPACRGGLPFPLPQNGNEVIWNQQLRYKGTGYTTTASSNSWVVDSQGSVTKTAESATMEEAPYYQTQQADRDPQLYYRAWALDSYPARSAGQLIILADYLDPQSQPRRAWSYTPGMRRIKLAPEFAYDTPVPNQGGVNLFDELQMFSGSQDRFDYKLLGRKEMYIPYNAYKFYFSCGQEEQFKPHHANPVCERWELHRVWVVEATLKPGKRHVYSKRTYYLDEDTFGAGLYDAWDQGGVMYRALFQSGVQLYDKNLPYTVKNVSYDFNKGMWSLLNDGLKGGYRVHDAPLSERDMKPESIVSQETQR, from the coding sequence ATGAAAGGACAATTTGCATGGGCATTGGCGCTGTTGAGCATCGCTACTTGCAGCCAGGGGGCGGCACCGGCCGACCAGGTGGCACAAATCGGTAAAACTGTGACGCCGTTCGGCGCGATCATCGCGGGTAATGCCGATGGCAGCATTCCCCCGTACACGGGTGGCCTGACGCAGAGCCCGCCAGGCTTCAAGCCGGACAGCGGATTCTGGGCCGACCCCTTCAAGGATGAAAAACCGCTGCTGCGGATCAACTCGAAAAACATGGAGCAGTACGCCGACCGCTTGAGCGGCGGGCAAAAAATGCTGCTGAGTAAATTCCCCGACTACTATCTGGATATTTACCCCACCCACCGCACCGCGGCGTACCCGCAAGCGTTGCTCGATGCCTCGCTGCGCAACGCCAGCAACTGCCGCACGACCAAGGACAACCTTGCGGTCGATCCGGCGTGCCGAGGGGGGCTGCCGTTCCCGCTGCCGCAAAACGGCAACGAGGTCATCTGGAATCAGCAACTGCGCTACAAGGGCACGGGGTACACCACCACGGCATCGTCCAACAGTTGGGTAGTCGATTCCCAGGGTTCGGTGACCAAGACCGCCGAGTCCGCGACCATGGAAGAGGCGCCGTACTACCAGACTCAGCAGGCCGATCGCGATCCGCAGTTGTATTACCGCGCCTGGGCGTTGGACAGTTACCCGGCCCGCAGCGCCGGGCAACTGATCATCCTCGCCGACTACCTCGACCCGCAAAGCCAGCCACGGCGTGCCTGGAGTTACACTCCAGGGATGCGCCGCATCAAGTTGGCGCCGGAGTTCGCCTACGACACGCCAGTGCCCAACCAGGGCGGTGTGAACCTGTTCGACGAATTGCAGATGTTCTCCGGCAGCCAGGACCGCTTCGACTACAAACTATTGGGCCGCAAGGAGATGTACATTCCGTACAACGCCTACAAGTTCTACTTCAGTTGCGGCCAGGAAGAACAGTTCAAGCCGCATCATGCCAACCCGGTTTGCGAGCGCTGGGAACTGCACCGGGTGTGGGTGGTGGAAGCGACCCTGAAACCGGGTAAACGCCACGTCTACAGCAAGCGCACTTACTACCTCGACGAAGACACCTTTGGTGCCGGCCTGTATGACGCCTGGGACCAGGGCGGGGTGATGTATCGCGCACTGTTCCAGAGCGGCGTGCAGCTGTACGACAAAAACCTGCCGTACACGGTGAAAAACGTCAGCTATGACTTCAACAAAGGCATGTGGTCATTGCTCAACGATGGGCTCAAGGGCGGGTATCGGGTACACGATGCGCCATTATCGGAGCGCGATATGAAACCTGAGTCGATTGTTTCACAGGAGACACAACGCTGA
- a CDS encoding amidohydrolase family protein, with amino-acid sequence MLIDVHAHLLTEGMLNRHEFWGPFMKVQGLTVGHFSLGTKQPAKAATDAEAQANILARMSHASRRKLMAERGVDKLVMSTPSHCFMYWAGDFANEYARICNDELSAFCRADPDHFDFWCHANLADPLNAAKEIERAVTQLGAKGVCVGGANFNGLEAHDERLFPVWEKLTQLDVPIMVHGFNQSIYWGEKHTDDKFETTSIVGDCVDETLFFWYLICGGALDVFPTLKTYITHAGGMAVFQLGRLSELNRAMAPDSRNQRPLMDYLQNFYFDLDVHAPGLRRGVAEVVGAERLLYGTNFGGAYDHGDLTEGIGLSAEDRERIRSGNAIELLKLKVPANAGRVLTP; translated from the coding sequence ATGCTGATTGATGTCCACGCCCACTTGCTGACTGAGGGCATGCTGAACCGCCACGAGTTTTGGGGGCCATTCATGAAAGTGCAGGGGCTGACCGTGGGGCATTTTTCCCTCGGCACCAAGCAACCGGCCAAAGCCGCGACGGATGCCGAAGCGCAGGCCAATATCCTCGCGCGCATGAGCCACGCCAGCCGTCGCAAGCTGATGGCCGAGCGGGGTGTCGACAAACTGGTGATGTCGACGCCGTCTCACTGCTTTATGTATTGGGCGGGTGATTTCGCTAATGAATACGCACGCATTTGCAACGACGAGTTGTCGGCATTTTGCCGGGCTGATCCCGACCACTTCGATTTCTGGTGCCACGCCAACCTCGCGGATCCGCTGAATGCGGCCAAGGAAATCGAACGCGCGGTGACTCAGTTGGGCGCCAAGGGTGTGTGCGTCGGCGGGGCCAACTTCAATGGTCTGGAGGCTCACGACGAACGCCTGTTCCCCGTCTGGGAAAAACTCACCCAGCTGGATGTACCGATCATGGTGCACGGCTTCAACCAGTCGATTTACTGGGGTGAAAAACACACGGACGACAAGTTCGAAACCACGTCCATCGTTGGTGACTGCGTCGATGAAACGCTGTTCTTCTGGTACCTGATCTGCGGCGGCGCGCTGGATGTTTTCCCGACGTTGAAAACCTACATCACTCACGCCGGTGGCATGGCGGTGTTCCAGTTGGGGCGCCTGAGCGAACTGAATCGGGCCATGGCACCGGACTCGCGCAATCAGCGGCCGTTGATGGATTACCTGCAGAATTTTTACTTCGACCTCGACGTTCATGCGCCCGGCTTGCGTCGCGGTGTTGCCGAGGTGGTGGGGGCGGAGCGTCTGCTGTACGGCACCAACTTTGGCGGGGCCTATGACCATGGCGATCTGACCGAAGGCATCGGCTTGTCTGCTGAAGACCGCGAGAGGATTCGCAGCGGTAACGCGATTGAACTGCTCAAGCTGAAGGTGCCGGCCAACGCTGGTCGGGTGCTGACACCGTGA
- a CDS encoding phosphotransferase family protein gives MTDSPLGRPYPQRSGRLPRHLSEIDAAWLTQLLQPRYPGIEVLALTAVEVRNGHTTKFRVRLELNEVGQRAGIPAHVCLKSNWSEGFESGDICELEARFYQLASGWPDAPLPEIYFTDWDADGGGRGVVMMEDLGLAAGQFGHSTDHLGVDGVARGLESLATLHAATWNSPQLRGQGWLPVSMANPVDSDGLLRMYNYIKVNLRKPEYHRLLPKWMYQTPELFSHAFDELAAFEREQTSPGCLIHGDSHQGNSFLRSDGQRIWLDWQLARYGRPWRDVAYFMLGALTVAERRADAQRLLAIYRDKLISLGAEGVLDQDAAWEQLRRWPVWGMQTWMSNMDEWGQAGMPMVERFFAAAEDFDTVRLLTHGRKPRRTPLLGQDARPLTLAYQHLLEK, from the coding sequence GTGACGGATAGTCCGCTGGGGCGGCCTTACCCGCAGCGCAGTGGACGCCTGCCTCGACACCTGAGCGAGATCGACGCCGCCTGGCTTACGCAATTATTGCAGCCACGCTACCCAGGCATCGAGGTGCTGGCGTTGACGGCGGTGGAGGTACGTAACGGGCACACCACCAAATTCCGCGTCAGACTTGAGTTGAATGAGGTCGGTCAGCGCGCGGGTATTCCTGCGCACGTGTGCCTGAAGTCGAATTGGTCCGAAGGTTTCGAGAGCGGCGATATCTGTGAGCTGGAAGCGCGCTTTTATCAGTTGGCGAGCGGCTGGCCCGACGCGCCACTGCCAGAAATCTATTTCACCGACTGGGACGCCGATGGAGGCGGCCGAGGCGTGGTGATGATGGAAGACCTCGGCCTGGCCGCGGGGCAATTTGGCCATAGCACCGATCACCTGGGCGTGGACGGTGTGGCTCGGGGGCTGGAATCACTGGCGACCTTGCATGCTGCCACCTGGAACAGTCCGCAGCTACGGGGCCAGGGCTGGCTGCCGGTGTCGATGGCCAACCCGGTGGACAGCGACGGCCTGCTGCGCATGTACAACTACATCAAGGTCAATCTGCGCAAACCGGAATACCACCGACTGTTGCCAAAGTGGATGTACCAGACACCGGAGTTATTCAGCCATGCCTTTGACGAATTGGCAGCCTTCGAACGGGAGCAGACGTCACCCGGCTGTCTGATCCATGGCGATTCACATCAGGGCAATAGTTTTTTACGCAGCGACGGTCAGCGCATCTGGCTGGATTGGCAGCTCGCCCGGTATGGCCGGCCATGGCGCGATGTCGCGTACTTCATGCTGGGTGCGTTGACCGTGGCGGAGCGTCGCGCCGATGCGCAGCGATTGCTGGCGATCTACCGCGACAAATTGATCAGCCTCGGTGCCGAGGGTGTGCTCGACCAGGATGCGGCCTGGGAGCAATTGCGGCGTTGGCCGGTTTGGGGGATGCAGACCTGGATGTCGAACATGGATGAATGGGGGCAGGCGGGAATGCCGATGGTGGAACGTTTCTTCGCCGCCGCAGAAGACTTCGATACCGTACGCTTGCTGACCCATGGTCGTAAGCCTCGGCGGACGCCTTTACTTGGGCAGGATGCGCGGCCACTGACGCTAGCCTACCAGCACCTGTTGGAAAAATGA